The Candidatus Eisenbacteria bacterium DNA segment GATAGATGTCGAGGAGGTCGCGCTCCGGCTCGCCTGCCGGAATGACCTGGTCCGCGGCCGTGGGCTCTTCGTCGGTCTCGGGGAGCGAGAGGCCCGAGCGTTGCGCGTCGGCGCGAAAGCGCTCGAAGGCGACCGGATCGAAGTCCGGATCGACCAGCAAGGCTTCGTAGTCTCGCACCCTCACCTCTCCCGCGATCCTCGACTGCTGAAGGATCGACTGGAGGCGCTGGCTGAAGCGGGTGAGCTCCGGTCCGCTCATCTTTCCCCGACTTTCGACAGCCTAATGGACGATCTCGAACCCTTTGAATCCCGACGTCTCTTCGCCCCAGGTTTCGTGGACGCGCTCGACTCGAGCGCCCGCCGGCCCCTCACGCAACCGCTCGAGCCACTCCTCGAGCGCGCTGCGAGCGCCTTCCGCTTCGGCCTCCACGGTCCCGTCCGGGCGATTCCGAACCTGCCCGCTGAGACCGAGGTCGCGTGCCCGCTTCAGGACGAACCAGCGGAAGCCCACTCCCTGAACGCGGCCGCGAACGAGGACGTGAAGACGAGGCATCACGAGCAGGGTAGCATTGGCCCGCGGAACGGTGCCCTGTCAAGCGGGAAGCGCTGCTTCCGCGGGCGAGATGCGGGTGGAATGGTCGGGGCGAGAGGATTTGAACCTCCGACCCCCTGGTCCCGAACCAGGTGCTCTACCAGGCTGAGCCACGCCCCGACGTCATTCGTGCGGCGCTTCGCGTGGGTCCTCACCCTCGGGCCAGGCGTCGCGGCCGACCAGTGGAACGAAGCGGCACTCGCTATGACGCACGTGCTCCCACCGGTTCGTCGCCGCGCGCTTCCAGACCTCGAGGTACTGCAAGCGCGGACCCCCTACGGGAATCACCAAAACACCCCGCTCATCGAGCTGGTCCATCAAGGCCCGAGGGACGCGGGGTGCCGCAGCGGTGACGAGCACCCTAGCATAGGGGGCGTACTCCTGCCACCCGAGGCTCCCGTCACCATGGCGTAGCACGACGTTCGTGATGCCGAGCTGATCGAGCCGGGTGCGCGCCGCGCGCAGCAACGACGGCACGCGCTCCACGCTGAACACGCGCTCGACGATTCGCGCCAGCAGCGCCGTCTGGTAACCGCTTCCGGTGCCGATCTCGAGCACGCGCTGCTCGGGTGAAAGATCGGCCAGCTCGAGCATGCGCGCCACGATCCAGGGCTGCGAGATGGTCTGCCCTTCGACGGTCGGCAGCGCATGATCCCCGTAGGCGCGCGGCCATAGGCTCGCGTCCACGAAGCGGTCGCGCGGGACCGTGGCCATGGCCTCGAGCACCCGCGGGTCGCGAATCCCGCGGGCGACGAGCTGCTCTTCGATCATCCGTCGCCGGGCGATCGTGAAGTCCTTGGTGCCCTGCTCTTTCACGGCTCGAGATTCCAGCGCTCCATGTCCACCACCGCCCGATAGTCGGTGAGATCGAGGGCCAGCGGCGTCACCGAGATGTACCCCTCGCTCACGGCCTGGAAGTCGGTGCCTTCATCGGCCTGCCACACCGGCTCCCGCCCTCCGATCCAATAATAGGCGCGTCCGCGGGGATCGGTCTTCTCGATTAGCGTGTCGGTGTAGACGCGGGTGCCGAGCTTCGTGAACCGCACGCCGCGAACCTCGCTCCACGGCCGATGGGGCAGGTTCACGTTCAGCACCTGCTTGCCGCTCGATCCGCGGCGCATCACCTCCGAGGCGAGGTCGCGGATGAACCGCGCCGGCTCCACGAAGTCCGCGGTCTCCCGGGTCACCAGCGAGGCGGCGATCGCCGGCACCCCCTGCATCGCGCCCTCGATCGCGGCGGCCACGGTTCCCGAATAGAAGACGTCCTCCCCCATGTTCGGTCCGTGGTTGATGCCGGAGACCACCAGATCCGGCTTGTGCTCGAGCAATCCGTGCCAGGCGATGAGCACGCAGTCCGTGGGCGTGCCGTCCACGCTGAAGCGGTTGCCGTCGTGTCGATGGATCCGCAGCGGCCGGTGGAGCGTGAGCGAGTGCGACGTCGCGCTCTGGTCCCGGTCGGGCACCACCACGGTCACCGCGCCGATCTCCGAGAGCGCGCGCTGCAGGGCCACGAGCGCGGGCGCGTGGATGCCGTCGTCGTTGGTGATGAGGATGTTCATGCGGGCTCTCCGCGCTGTGCCTCGCGCATGACGCGCGGCGGCGCCAGGCGCTCGAGCGTGAGCCGCACGAGGACCGAGCCGATCCGCGGCACGTCGCGGAACGGATGGATGTGGCTGCCGGCGTCGCCGTAGACGGTCGGGATCACCACTTCGGTGAAGCGGAAGCCGAGGCGAGACGCGCGCACCACCACCTCGGTCTCCACCTCGTAGCGTCCCGGCGTGATCGGCGTCCGCCGGAGCAGGCGGCCGGTGTAGAGCCGGTAGCCGGACTGGCTGTCGGTCACCGTCTGGCCGGCGAGCCACGTGGTCCAGCCCGATGAGAACGCATTCGCGAAGCGGCGTGCCGGAGGCATCGACGGGGTTCTCGCGCGGACCCCGAGCACGAGGTCGGCGCCTCCCTGCGCGGCCTCGACGAAGGCGGGAAAGCACTCGGGCGGATGCTGTCCGTCGGCATCCAGCGTGACCACGCCGTCGTAGTCGCGCAGCGCCTCGAAGCCGGCGAGCAGCGCGTGGCCCTTGCCGCGGTTGGCGGCGAAGGAGAGAACGCGCGCGCCGTATTGGCGGGCGACTTGGGCCGTCGCGTCCCGCGACCCGTCGTCGACCACCAGCACCTCGGGGGACGCCTCCAGGGCCTGGAGTCCGAGCAGCACCTCGCCCAGCCGCTCGGCCGCCTGGTAGGCCGGGATCAGCGCGGCGACGCGCATCATGCCCACCCGGCGGGCAGCGACTCGAAGGCGCACCATTGCGACGGGTAGCGGCGCAGGAAACGCCGCATCGCGTCGCGATAGCCCCCGCTCGCGCAATCGCGCGGGCTCAGCGGAGCGCCGAAGCAGGCGACATATTGGTTCGGCGCGGTCCTCACCATCACCGCGGGCAGCACCATCGCTCCGGTGCGACGGGCCAGAGCTCCGGCCCACGCGCACACCGAGCTGGTCGCGCCCGTCGCGCGATCGCCGAGCAGCGCGATCCATTCTCCGCGGCGCAGAGCACCGGCCGCGGGCGCCCACAGCGGCCGTCCGTCCAGGGTTTCCACTCCGGCCCGCCGCCGGCACCGCCGGAACAAGCCGTCCACCCAGCGGTGAGGGTGCGGACGCGCGACGACCGAGAGCGGCGCACCGGCGGCGGCCACGAAGGCAGCGCCGCGCTCCCAATTGCCGATGTGCGCGGACAGGAGGATCACGCCGCGCTTTTGACCGAGCGCTCGGTCGAAATGACGGCGTCCGCGGATGATCACCTCGTCGCGCGCGTCTCGGCCGTGGCCGCCGCGCAGGAATTCGACCAGCACGAGCGCGAAGTGCTCGAAGGCCATCCGCGCGAGCCGGCGCCGGCGCTTGGGTGGCAAGCCGGGATCCAGCCGCTCGAGATTGAGCTCGGCCGCGCGACGGGCGGGAGGACGAAGCGCGAAGACGCCTCGCGCCAGCCACACGCTCAGACCGTCCGCGAGCCATGGAGGAAGCAGCCGAACACCGAGGTTCGCGATCAGGTACCCGAGGACGGTGTGCAAGCGGTCAGGGAGAAAGGAAATGGTCGGGGCGACTGGATTTGAACCAGCGACCACCTGCCCCCCATGCAGGTGCGCTACCAGGCTGCGCTACGCCCCGACCAGCATCGAGGGACCGCGACAATAAGGGAGCCGACAGGCACCCGCAAGTCGCGGAGAGTGCTTCGACAAGGCCGGTTCGCTTGCTAGACTTCCGCCGGCGTGATCCGCCCTCGAGGCGCAGGCCGGCCGCGCGCGACCTGCGCTCATGACGATCAGCTTCATCTCCGGGGCCCACCATGTCCTCTCATCGTGCGCTCGAGCCCTCGGCTGTTCGATGCATTTCCGCTTTCCGCCCGAGCGCTCGTTCGGCGGCGTGGACCACCCTCCTGCTCGCCGGGTTCGCCGCACCGGCCATCGGCCAGACGGTGGACACTTCGTTCCCCGCCACCGATGGACAGGTGAACGCGATCGCGGTCTCGGGTACGACGATGTACATCGGCGGGACCTTCACCCGCGTCGGTCCGGCCACGGGTTCCGGAGTCCCGACCCATCCGGCCACGGGCGCATCCCTCGCCCCCTTTGCCAAGGCGGCGGGAGGCGGCGTGTACGCGGTGATCGCCGACGGCTCGGGAGGCTGGTTCCTCGGCGGCGATTTCACGCACGTCGGCGGTGTCTCCCGCAACCGGCTGGCGCACGTCCTCGCCGACGGCAGCGTGGCGGCCTGGAATCCGGGCGCCGACGGCATCGTCTACGCCCTGTTGCTCAACGGCTCGACGCTCTACGCAGCCGGTCTCTTCACCACGATCGGTGGGCAGAGCCGGCCGTACCTGGCCGCGCTCGATCCCGTCTCGGGCGCCGCATCGTCCTGGATCTCGGGTGCCAACGGCGCCGTGTACACACTGGCGGGCAACGGCACCACCCTCTTCGCGGGAGGTTCCTTCACCCAGGTCGGAGGTCAGCCGAGAAATTACGCCGGCGCTTTCCTGCTCGGCACCGGCGCGCTCACCGGCTGGAATCCCAACGCCAACGGCGGGTTGGTCACCCTCGCGGCCAGCGGCTCGATCGTTTACGCGGGAGGTTACTTCAACACCATCGGCGGCCAGAGTCGTTTTCGCATCGCCGCGCTCGATGCCGCCAGCGGGAACGCGACGTCCTGGAATCCCGACGTGGACAACTTCGGTAGCGTGCTCGCGCTCGCGGTCAGCGGATCCACCGTTTATGCGGGCGGGGACTTCGTCCGCATCGGCGGCAGCAGCCGCAATGCGCTGGCGGCGCTCGATGCGAGCGGCGCGGCGACGGCCTGGAACCCGAACCCGGACGGCACCGTCGGCGCGCTCACGGTGTCGGGCGGCACGGTCTACGCGGGCGGATCGTTTGGCACGATCGGCGGTCAGCCGCGCAGCCGCGCCGCCGCGATCGATGCTGCGGCCGGAACCGTGACCGCGTGGAATCCAGGCCCCGCCGGCGTGGTCCGCGCACTGGCCTCCACCGCCTCCGCGGTTTACGTCGCCGGCGACTTCGCCGTGCTCGGAGGCGTCGCGCGACAGCGCGTCGCCGCCATCGATCTCGCGAACGGCCAGGTCCTGCCGTGGAATCCCGGCGCCGACCAGGCGGTCCTGAGCCTCGCGACGAGCGGAGCCAGCGTGATCGCTGGAGGCGTCTTCGCCACCATCGGCGGTCTCGACCGCTCGCGCCTCGCGATGGTCGATGCCGCGAGCGGCGCGGTCACCGCTTGGGATCCGGGCGCCAACGGCCAGGTGCTGAGCCTCCTCGCCAGCGGAAGCACGCTGTACGCAGGAGGAACGTTCAGCTCGATCGGCGGCGCCAACCGGAACCGCATCGCGGCGTTGAGCCTGTCTTCCGGATCGGCGACGCCCTGGAATCCCAATGCGAACGCCGTCGTCTACACCCTGGCGACCGCAGGGACGACGGTCTATGCGGGGGGCGACTTCACGACGATCGGCGGAACGTCACGCAACCGCGTCGCGGCGCTCGACCTCGCCAGCGGACTGGCGCAGGCATGGAATCCGAACGCCAACGGCACCGTGTCGCATCTGGCGTGGAGCTCCGGCATCGTGTACGCGGCCGGCGATTTCACGCAGATCGGCGTCCTCGCACGGTCGCGCGTGGCGGCGATCGACGCGGGCACCGGCTCGTCGACCGCTTGGAATCCCGGCGCGGACGCGATCGTCTATCGGATCGTTCCAGCCTCGGCAGGCGTCTACGTGGCAGGCGAGTTTGGCGCTGCAGGAGGGCAGCCGCGCCCGCGAGCCGCGGCGCTTCATGCGAGCACCGGGAACGCGCTCCCCTGGAATCCCTCCGCCAATGACATCGCC contains these protein-coding regions:
- a CDS encoding protein-L-isoaspartate(D-aspartate) O-methyltransferase, which gives rise to MKEQGTKDFTIARRRMIEEQLVARGIRDPRVLEAMATVPRDRFVDASLWPRAYGDHALPTVEGQTISQPWIVARMLELADLSPEQRVLEIGTGSGYQTALLARIVERVFSVERVPSLLRAARTRLDQLGITNVVLRHGDGSLGWQEYAPYARVLVTAAAPRVPRALMDQLDERGVLVIPVGGPRLQYLEVWKRAATNRWEHVRHSECRFVPLVGRDAWPEGEDPREAPHE
- a CDS encoding T9SS type A sorting domain-containing protein, producing MSSHRALEPSAVRCISAFRPSARSAAWTTLLLAGFAAPAIGQTVDTSFPATDGQVNAIAVSGTTMYIGGTFTRVGPATGSGVPTHPATGASLAPFAKAAGGGVYAVIADGSGGWFLGGDFTHVGGVSRNRLAHVLADGSVAAWNPGADGIVYALLLNGSTLYAAGLFTTIGGQSRPYLAALDPVSGAASSWISGANGAVYTLAGNGTTLFAGGSFTQVGGQPRNYAGAFLLGTGALTGWNPNANGGLVTLAASGSIVYAGGYFNTIGGQSRFRIAALDAASGNATSWNPDVDNFGSVLALAVSGSTVYAGGDFVRIGGSSRNALAALDASGAATAWNPNPDGTVGALTVSGGTVYAGGSFGTIGGQPRSRAAAIDAAAGTVTAWNPGPAGVVRALASTASAVYVAGDFAVLGGVARQRVAAIDLANGQVLPWNPGADQAVLSLATSGASVIAGGVFATIGGLDRSRLAMVDAASGAVTAWDPGANGQVLSLLASGSTLYAGGTFSSIGGANRNRIAALSLSSGSATPWNPNANAVVYTLATAGTTVYAGGDFTTIGGTSRNRVAALDLASGLAQAWNPNANGTVSHLAWSSGIVYAAGDFTQIGVLARSRVAAIDAGTGSSTAWNPGADAIVYRIVPASAGVYVAGEFGAAGGQPRPRAAALHASTGNALPWNPSANDIAYDMTTVSGKVQLGGAFTSMGGWPQSGLTALADATVSVEPSAPSAGRVTSVRLAPNPIRARSEIVFRLGHAQRVTLRVHDVFGRVVRTLLDDEPRNAGSHSLALDAAGLSSGFYFLRLEAGEERASFTFVRR
- a CDS encoding glycosyltransferase family 2 protein, producing the protein MMRVAALIPAYQAAERLGEVLLGLQALEASPEVLVVDDGSRDATAQVARQYGARVLSFAANRGKGHALLAGFEALRDYDGVVTLDADGQHPPECFPAFVEAAQGGADLVLGVRARTPSMPPARRFANAFSSGWTTWLAGQTVTDSQSGYRLYTGRLLRRTPITPGRYEVETEVVVRASRLGFRFTEVVIPTVYGDAGSHIHPFRDVPRIGSVLVRLTLERLAPPRVMREAQRGEPA
- the surE gene encoding 5'/3'-nucleotidase SurE; the encoded protein is MNILITNDDGIHAPALVALQRALSEIGAVTVVVPDRDQSATSHSLTLHRPLRIHRHDGNRFSVDGTPTDCVLIAWHGLLEHKPDLVVSGINHGPNMGEDVFYSGTVAAAIEGAMQGVPAIAASLVTRETADFVEPARFIRDLASEVMRRGSSGKQVLNVNLPHRPWSEVRGVRFTKLGTRVYTDTLIEKTDPRGRAYYWIGGREPVWQADEGTDFQAVSEGYISVTPLALDLTDYRAVVDMERWNLEP
- a CDS encoding acylphosphatase, whose translation is MPRLHVLVRGRVQGVGFRWFVLKRARDLGLSGQVRNRPDGTVEAEAEGARSALEEWLERLREGPAGARVERVHETWGEETSGFKGFEIVH